A section of the Anabaena cylindrica PCC 7122 genome encodes:
- the darG gene encoding type II toxin-antitoxin system antitoxin DNA ADP-ribosyl glycohydrolase DarG, with translation MMEFKQGNLLEENAEALVNTVNNVGVMGKGIALQFKQAYPENFRQYEKACRAGEVQPGQMFTVSTGSLFNPRYIINFPTKRHWKSKSKIEDIKSGLVALVAEVQKLGITSIAIPPLGCGNGGLNWREVKPLIESSFAQLPNVQVIIFEPSGAPAAEKMQVATKKPNMTRGRALIIRLLEAYGIPGYELTKLEIQKLAYFLQEAGEFLKLPYQKSLYGPYADNLNQVLKHIEGHYIRGYGDGTGRASISVLPQGREAAETFLATELEAQERLEQVSKLIYGFETPYGMELLATVHWVATKHPNPAKDSEEAINLVHEWSERKRKLFKPEHIRKAWQRLGEQNWLTMNSTNMME, from the coding sequence ATGATGGAATTTAAGCAAGGCAACCTACTAGAAGAAAATGCCGAAGCCCTAGTTAACACCGTGAATAATGTCGGTGTCATGGGTAAAGGTATTGCCTTGCAATTTAAGCAAGCTTACCCTGAAAACTTCCGCCAATATGAAAAAGCCTGTCGTGCTGGAGAAGTGCAACCAGGTCAGATGTTTACCGTCTCCACAGGTAGCCTATTTAATCCCAGATACATCATTAACTTCCCCACCAAACGCCACTGGAAAAGCAAATCCAAAATAGAAGATATTAAAAGTGGATTGGTGGCTTTAGTTGCAGAGGTGCAAAAATTAGGAATTACCTCAATTGCCATTCCCCCATTAGGATGCGGCAACGGTGGCTTAAATTGGCGAGAAGTTAAGCCTCTAATAGAATCAAGCTTTGCCCAACTGCCAAATGTGCAAGTAATTATATTTGAGCCATCGGGCGCACCAGCAGCCGAAAAAATGCAGGTAGCCACCAAAAAGCCTAACATGACCCGTGGACGTGCCTTAATCATTCGCCTACTGGAAGCTTACGGTATTCCTGGCTATGAGTTAACCAAGCTAGAAATCCAAAAACTGGCTTATTTTCTCCAAGAAGCAGGGGAATTTCTCAAGTTACCCTATCAAAAGAGTTTATATGGTCCCTACGCAGATAACCTGAACCAAGTTCTAAAACATATAGAAGGGCATTATATTCGTGGTTATGGTGATGGGACTGGGAGAGCAAGTATTTCTGTATTACCACAAGGTAGAGAAGCAGCAGAGACTTTTTTAGCAACTGAATTAGAAGCCCAAGAGCGTTTAGAGCAAGTTAGCAAACTTATTTATGGCTTTGAAACGCCCTACGGCATGGAATTATTAGCGACAGTTCACTGGGTAGCTACCAAACACCCTAACCCAGCGAAAGATAGTGAAGAAGCAATAAATCTGGTACATGAATGGAGCGAGAGAAAACGCAAGCTATTCAAACCAGAACATATTCGCAAAGCTTGGCAGCGTCTAGGTGAACAAAACTGGCTAACCATGAATTCAACTAATATGATGGAATAA